The window TAGAGGCGCCTCAAAGAGCTGATTTATTAGATTCTGCAACTCACCTTGTTAATGAGGAGTATTTTATAGAAGATAAGTTTAGACATTTAATTTTTAATAGGGAATTCTCAAAAATTGTAGATTTTGACGATTTATTATTCGATCAGCTAAATGAATTGGATGATAAATATTATGATTTGGAGCAAGAGGATATTATGAATTTATTGGAAAATTATTTGAATAATTAAAAAAAATGAAACTAGCAGATTTAGTAAAGTATTTTAGAGATGGAGGCTCATTTGAAAAATTTTGTCAAAAACAATCTTTGGACCTTGAATCTGAAGCTATTGAAATTTACATGGAACAGCCATTAAAAATTGACAATGATCTGGCTTTCTTTGAAATTGAGAAAACAGAAGGTTATATTGAGTATAATTATAATAAGACAAAATATTCTAACCTTTTTGATTTCTATTATTTTTTGGATGCTATAGAAGAATCGAAAAATGATCAAAATCAGTCATTATCAAATGATGAACTTACAAAGCTTCTGTATAATTATGCAATTTGGATATGCAAATAAAATTTCCAGTATAAGTTAAGCTACATTTTTGTAAATTTTATTTTGATTGTTAAATTCTTCTATTGTTTGATAATTCAGGGTACTGTGCCTTCTTTTTTTATTGTACCATATTTCAATATATTCAAAAATTTCAAGTTCCATCTGTTCTCTTGTGATAAGCTTGTTTCCGTAAATTAGTTCTGTTTTCAATGACTTGAAGAAGCTTTCAGCCACTGCGTTATCCCAACAATTCCCTTTTCTGCTCATACTCCTTTTTACTCCATAAAAAGCAAGAGTATTTGTGAATTTTTTACTTGCATACTGAACACCTCTGTCTGAGTGAAAAATTAATTTACTGTCCGCTTTTCTATTTTTGACAGCCATTTTCCAGGCAGCTAAACTTGTCTCCGTGGTACTCATCCCAGTACTTAAGCTCCAACCAATTACTTTTCGATCAAACAAATCTATAATTGCTGTCAGGTATAAAAATCCATCTTTGGTTTGGAGATAAGTGATGTCAGAGACCCAAGCTTGGGATGGACTGCCAACCAAAAAGTTTCTATTCAGGATGTTCTCTGCAATCAAATAATTGTGTTTTGAATCTGTTGTTACTCTAAATTTTCTGCTTAATTTACTTCTTAAACCAAGCTCTTTCATATATTTTGCAACCGTTATTCTGGAGGTCTTAAAACCTGATGAGTCTAATTCTACAGTAATTCTGGGACTTCCATAGCGTTGCTTTGATGCAAAATAAATAGATGTTATTTGTTTTTTTATCTCTCTTTTTCGTCTCTCTCTATTAGAAAGAGGTCTTGCTTTCCATTTATAATAACTACTGTAGCTTACTTTTAAAACACTGCACATTTTTTCAATCGGAAATAAAGATTCATGATTCTTAATGAACTCGTATTTCATCGACCGCTCTTGGAAAAAATGGCGATTGCTTTTTTTAATATATCACGCTC of the Chryseobacterium aureum genome contains:
- a CDS encoding IS3 family transposase (programmed frameshift) — translated: MKQGRKIYDPAFKKQAVQLSYERSNISELARELGIEVTMLYKWRKDYQEFGEKSFPGKGNLKQTPEQEKIHELEKRLRDAELERDILKKGNRHFFQERSMKYEFIKNHESLFPIEKMCSVLKVSYSSYYKWKARPLSNRERRKREIKKQITSIYFASKQRYGSPRITVELDSSGFKTSRITVAKYMKELGLRSKLSRKFRVTTDSKHNYLIAENILNRNFLVGSPSQAWVSDITYLQTKDGFLYLTAIIDLFDRKVIGWSLSTGMSTTETSLAAWKMAVKNRKADSKLIFHSDRGVQYASKKFTNTLAFYGVKRSMSRKGNCWDNAVAESFFKSLKTELIYGNKLITREQMELEIFEYIEIWYNKKRRHSTLNYQTIEEFNNQNKIYKNVA